One genomic window of Pseudoxanthomonas sp. includes the following:
- a CDS encoding glutathione S-transferase family protein, with amino-acid sequence MITVYGMSSSGNCHKVRMALELLDRPYAWIETDSAAGQTRTPDFLARNPNGRVPIIEREDGSVLAESNAILCWLGEGTTLMPADAWERAQTMAWLFFEQYSHEPYVAVARFICGWTPADSPRRAELPRLRERAGEALAVMERHLQSYDWFGGQGLSIADLALFAYTHCADDGGISLAAFPQLRAWLQRMLALPQIEAMPSPPGLVATA; translated from the coding sequence ATGATCACCGTGTATGGCATGTCCTCGTCAGGCAACTGCCACAAGGTGCGGATGGCGCTGGAACTGCTCGACCGGCCCTATGCGTGGATCGAGACCGACAGCGCGGCGGGGCAGACCCGTACGCCAGATTTCCTGGCCAGGAATCCCAACGGTCGCGTGCCGATCATCGAACGCGAGGACGGGAGCGTCCTGGCCGAATCCAACGCGATCCTGTGCTGGCTTGGCGAAGGCACGACGCTGATGCCGGCCGATGCCTGGGAACGCGCGCAGACGATGGCGTGGCTGTTCTTCGAGCAATACAGCCACGAGCCGTATGTCGCGGTGGCGCGCTTCATCTGTGGCTGGACGCCGGCTGATTCACCGCGCCGTGCGGAGCTGCCGCGCCTGCGCGAACGTGCCGGTGAGGCGCTGGCGGTGATGGAGCGTCATCTGCAGTCGTACGACTGGTTCGGCGGGCAGGGCTTGTCCATCGCCGACCTGGCGCTGTTTGCCTATACGCACTGCGCCGACGATGGCGGGATTTCACTGGCTGCGTTTCCGCAGTTGCGTGCCTGGCTGCAGCGCATGTTGGCGTTGCCGCAGATCGAGGCGATGCCGTCGCCGCCGGGCTTGGTCGCGACCGCTTGA
- a CDS encoding GNAT family N-acetyltransferase, with amino-acid sequence MSVFDLQLETDRLLLRPPRAEDLDAWADFSADEAAMRHLGGTMPRSVAWRSLATVVGAWHMQRFGFFFVFEKSTGAWVGRVGPWHPEGWPGTEVGWAIRRDHWGKGYAPEAARATMDWVFAQHPWQEVIHTIAPDNHGSKAVAAKLGSGLLRMGTLPAPYAGQVVEVWGQARAQWLAQEAAR; translated from the coding sequence ATGAGCGTGTTCGATCTCCAGCTTGAAACGGATCGCCTGCTGTTGCGCCCGCCGCGTGCGGAAGACCTGGATGCCTGGGCCGATTTCAGCGCCGACGAAGCGGCCATGCGCCACCTTGGCGGGACGATGCCGCGTTCGGTCGCCTGGCGCAGTCTGGCGACGGTGGTCGGCGCCTGGCACATGCAGCGGTTCGGCTTCTTCTTCGTGTTCGAGAAAAGCACCGGTGCCTGGGTCGGTCGGGTGGGTCCATGGCATCCCGAAGGCTGGCCGGGGACCGAAGTCGGCTGGGCGATCCGCCGCGACCACTGGGGCAAGGGCTACGCCCCGGAAGCTGCGCGGGCCACGATGGACTGGGTGTTCGCCCAGCATCCCTGGCAGGAGGTGATCCACACCATCGCGCCGGACAACCACGGCTCCAAGGCGGTGGCTGCCAAGCTGGGCTCTGGCCTGCTGCGCATGGGCACCTTGCCGGCGCCGTACGCAGGCCAAGTGGTTGAAGTCTGGGGACAGGCCCGCGCGCAATGGTTAGCGCAGGAGGCGGCGCGATGA
- the sdhC gene encoding succinate dehydrogenase, cytochrome b556 subunit — MATRQRPLSPHLQVYRWQIQMATSILHRATGIILALGALLITAALVALATGPDAWTCISTHAGAWYGLVFLFLWTWAFTYHLLNGIRHLAQDGGLGYAIAAFTRNGWLVSAGSLVLAALIWVGVFAKGGFA, encoded by the coding sequence ATGGCGACACGTCAACGTCCGCTTTCCCCGCACCTCCAGGTGTACCGCTGGCAGATCCAGATGGCCACGTCCATCCTGCATCGTGCCACCGGCATCATCCTGGCCCTCGGCGCCCTGCTGATCACCGCCGCGCTTGTCGCCCTGGCCACCGGCCCGGATGCCTGGACCTGCATCAGCACCCATGCGGGCGCCTGGTATGGCCTGGTCTTCCTGTTCCTGTGGACCTGGGCCTTCACCTACCACTTGCTCAATGGCATCCGCCATCTGGCGCAGGATGGCGGCCTGGGCTATGCCATCGCGGCATTTACCCGTAACGGCTGGCTGGTCAGCGCCGGCAGCCTGGTGCTGGCCGCGCTGATCTGGGTGGGTGTGTTCGCGAAAGGAGGCTTCGCATGA
- a CDS encoding folate-binding protein gives MTDNRQIPSDRAFALSDHGVVALQGPDAVAFAQAQFANDLNALDDGRWQWNAWLTPKGRVIAVFAVLRVAADRLLLVLADMPPIELATALKRFVFRKKVTVDVPADLQVQGRFGPPEAAQGALMHVTGDQIELDVGSAHQPRTLRLSSHHVETDAAALARWRDIDLRHGLPRLEASQREQWTPQQLSLERLRAFSVKKGCYPGQEIVARTHFLGKAKRGLALLESDAVLIPGAPVEETGRNLGLVVCASTHVPGPVLAVLPLDHPPGDLHSASQALRQLTLLDGLAR, from the coding sequence TTGACTGACAACCGCCAAATTCCCAGTGACCGGGCCTTTGCCCTATCCGACCACGGCGTGGTAGCGCTGCAGGGCCCAGACGCCGTGGCGTTCGCCCAGGCCCAGTTTGCCAATGATCTCAATGCGCTGGACGACGGCCGCTGGCAGTGGAATGCCTGGCTGACGCCCAAGGGACGGGTCATTGCGGTGTTCGCGGTCCTGCGCGTCGCTGCGGATCGACTGCTGCTGGTGCTGGCCGATATGCCGCCGATCGAGTTGGCGACGGCCCTCAAGCGCTTCGTCTTCCGCAAGAAAGTCACGGTGGACGTGCCGGCCGACCTGCAGGTCCAGGGGCGTTTCGGCCCGCCCGAAGCCGCGCAGGGCGCGCTGATGCATGTCACGGGCGACCAGATCGAACTGGATGTCGGCAGCGCGCACCAGCCACGCACGCTGCGGCTCTCGTCCCACCATGTGGAAACCGATGCCGCCGCCCTCGCCCGCTGGCGCGACATCGACCTGCGTCATGGCCTGCCGCGGCTGGAGGCGTCCCAGCGTGAACAGTGGACGCCACAGCAGTTGTCACTGGAACGCCTGCGCGCCTTCAGCGTGAAGAAGGGCTGTTATCCCGGCCAGGAAATCGTGGCCCGCACCCACTTCCTGGGCAAGGCCAAGCGTGGCCTGGCATTGCTTGAAAGCGATGCCGTGTTGATTCCGGGCGCCCCTGTCGAAGAAACCGGGCGCAACCTTGGCCTGGTGGTCTGCGCCAGCACCCACGTGCCCGGACCTGTGCTGGCTGTGCTGCCGCTGGATCATCCGCCGGGCGACCTGCACAGCGCCAGCCAGGCACTGCGACAGCTCACCTTGCTGGACGGCCTGGCCCGCTGA
- a CDS encoding TatD family hydrolase, producing the protein MFTDSHCHLDAGAFDADRAEVIVRARQAGVTRQIVPAIDAAGWPKLREVCRPESGLFPAYGLHPMFLSAHRPEHLADLRDWIERERPVAIGECGLDFHVGDLDHATQQRYFEGQLALAREFDLPVIVHARKATEAVIVAIRKFGPLRGVVHSYAGSIEQARQLWEHGFLLGLGGPVTYERAQRLRRLAATMPLEQLLLETDAPDQPDAEHRGQRNEPARLSLVCDTIAGLRGVAPEVIAKATSDNATRLFRLPA; encoded by the coding sequence ATGTTCACCGACAGCCATTGCCATCTCGACGCCGGCGCGTTCGACGCTGATCGCGCCGAGGTCATCGTGCGCGCTCGGCAGGCCGGCGTCACGCGCCAGATCGTCCCGGCCATCGATGCGGCCGGCTGGCCCAAGCTGCGCGAGGTGTGTCGGCCTGAAAGCGGACTGTTTCCCGCCTACGGCCTGCACCCGATGTTCCTGTCGGCCCACCGCCCGGAACACCTGGCGGATCTGCGCGACTGGATCGAACGCGAACGCCCAGTCGCCATCGGCGAATGCGGCCTGGATTTCCATGTGGGAGACCTGGACCACGCGACCCAGCAGCGCTATTTCGAAGGCCAGCTTGCGCTGGCGCGCGAGTTCGACCTGCCCGTCATCGTCCACGCACGCAAGGCCACCGAAGCGGTGATCGTGGCCATCCGCAAGTTCGGCCCGCTGCGTGGCGTGGTGCACAGTTATGCCGGCAGCATCGAGCAGGCCAGGCAACTGTGGGAACACGGATTCCTGCTTGGCCTGGGCGGGCCGGTGACCTACGAACGCGCGCAACGACTGCGCCGACTGGCCGCGACGATGCCGCTGGAGCAACTGCTGCTGGAAACCGACGCACCGGACCAGCCCGATGCCGAACACCGCGGCCAACGTAATGAACCCGCACGCCTGTCGCTGGTCTGCGACACCATCGCCGGATTGCGTGGCGTCGCACCCGAGGTGATCGCCAAGGCGACTTCGGACAACGCAACGCGCCTGTTCCGTTTACCCGCCTGA
- a CDS encoding succinate dehydrogenase iron-sulfur subunit, whose translation MAEFALPKNSKIGKGKHFPAQGAKNTRTFKIYRWNPDEDKNPRTDTYEVDLDKCGPMVLDALIKIKNEIDPTLTFRRSCREGICGSCAMNISGTNTLACTKAIEECGKGEVPIYPLPHMDVIKDLVPDLTHFYAQYASIKPWLRTQTPAPDRERLQSPQDRKQIDGLYECILCACCSTSCPSYWWNGERYLGPAILLQAYRWIIDSRDEDTGARLDDLEDPFKLYRCHTIMNCARTCPKGLNPAKAIAEIKKLMLARAA comes from the coding sequence ATGGCTGAGTTTGCACTCCCCAAGAATTCCAAGATCGGCAAGGGCAAGCATTTTCCTGCCCAGGGTGCGAAGAACACGCGCACCTTCAAGATCTATCGCTGGAACCCGGACGAAGACAAGAACCCGCGTACCGATACGTACGAAGTGGATCTGGACAAGTGCGGCCCGATGGTTCTGGACGCGCTGATCAAGATCAAGAACGAGATCGACCCGACCCTGACCTTCCGTCGCTCGTGTCGCGAAGGCATCTGCGGTTCGTGCGCGATGAACATCAGCGGCACCAACACGCTGGCCTGCACCAAGGCCATCGAGGAATGCGGCAAGGGCGAGGTTCCGATCTACCCGCTGCCGCACATGGACGTGATCAAGGACCTGGTCCCCGACCTGACCCATTTCTACGCGCAATACGCGTCGATCAAGCCGTGGCTGCGCACGCAGACCCCGGCACCGGATCGCGAGCGTCTGCAGTCGCCGCAGGACCGCAAGCAGATCGACGGCTTGTACGAATGCATCCTGTGCGCGTGCTGCTCGACCAGCTGCCCGAGCTACTGGTGGAACGGTGAGCGTTACCTGGGCCCGGCGATCCTGCTGCAGGCCTATCGCTGGATCATCGATTCGCGCGACGAGGACACTGGTGCGCGCCTGGACGACCTGGAAGACCCGTTCAAGCTCTACCGCTGCCACACCATCATGAACTGCGCGCGCACCTGCCCGAAGGGTCTGAATCCGGCCAAGGCGATCGCCGAGATCAAGAAGCTGATGCTGGCCCGCGCCGCCTGA
- a CDS encoding DUF3857 domain-containing protein, which yields MNTAGFKAGPGESMLWKSGVAGVLLWLCAMVPGWAQDRPTMGPSPAWVVGEELVARAGPAADGDDLRYEVVSDQVDLTADKPVWHRHIRYLIVRERGLSDAGSISIGYQPDYQSLVLNQLDVVREGQRIDMRERAHYARLRREEDLAAGLLDGELTLNVTVPDLRVGDRVDYSFSVVGDNPIFGNAYYETYSARYGVPLAFRRVRVRTPAARPLFSRVTASGFDVSRVQAGGMATLDITGRNLPAVRAPDETPEGFDSFGRISLSTVKDWAGVVDWAVPLYPRAFSDQAVAREVARQLALDPSQPEGALLRAVAFVQGQVRYTGLDMGDNSHKPHPPEDTLRDRYGDCKDKATLLIALLQLAGVRAEPVLVNTRPGYDLQAALPGANVFDHVVVRAHLPTGEVWIDATRDREEGPLAERRALPFQYGLPLVAGATGLVGIPYPAPSRPQVEVAERMTIGRDGDRYTTGFDVVTTYRQGQGDDVLAAFRNDGAAEQGRRYLRYMRGFYEGIQAKGDPRADEASEGGLTTHEAYTLGWDQADGDMVDVWLFQFNDWMKEISTDARTTPLALQGPRFARQRVEVQVQGPLDVPDRRQEISNPWFRFVRTEHVQGQALVITGEWSRLATQVPASGIAQAASDMEKARALLVFTLDMDSGASLGKAGWRDWAWPVAGVLLAIVLVLVCFPMRRGVTPMAMLFAPKAAAPRLQGHAWAMRVAWAVYFAVTYVDLLAQHLEPGSKIPAQFVALGLIFGAMIGGWLRAALSAGFLRLSLSWLKCRAARFDALLAALVAAAFPMLPFTLGALAALQGHVSWLHEDFPSESAHLPGIMVAGVLLVIGYGWSFVASVCAVAGVASISRRRALVGFLIPAAVVLVLVGVVAGIVRLAR from the coding sequence ATGAACACTGCCGGTTTCAAGGCCGGCCCTGGGGAATCGATGTTGTGGAAGTCTGGTGTGGCCGGGGTGCTGCTGTGGCTATGCGCCATGGTGCCGGGATGGGCGCAGGACCGGCCGACGATGGGGCCCTCGCCAGCGTGGGTGGTCGGCGAGGAACTGGTGGCGCGGGCCGGGCCGGCAGCCGATGGCGATGACCTGCGCTACGAGGTGGTGTCCGACCAGGTCGACCTGACCGCGGACAAGCCGGTCTGGCATCGTCATATCCGCTACCTGATCGTGCGCGAGCGCGGCCTGTCCGACGCAGGCAGCATCAGCATCGGCTACCAGCCCGATTACCAGTCGCTGGTGCTCAACCAGTTGGACGTGGTCCGCGAGGGCCAGCGCATCGACATGCGCGAACGCGCCCACTACGCGCGGCTGCGGCGCGAGGAAGACCTTGCCGCCGGGTTGCTCGACGGCGAGCTGACCTTGAACGTGACCGTGCCGGACCTGCGCGTTGGCGACCGGGTTGACTACAGCTTCAGCGTGGTCGGCGACAACCCGATCTTCGGCAATGCGTATTACGAAACCTATTCAGCCCGCTATGGCGTGCCGCTGGCGTTCCGTCGCGTGCGTGTTCGGACGCCGGCGGCGCGGCCGCTGTTCTCCAGGGTCACCGCGTCCGGTTTCGATGTGAGCCGCGTGCAGGCCGGCGGCATGGCGACGCTGGACATCACCGGGCGCAACCTGCCGGCCGTGCGCGCGCCGGATGAAACGCCGGAAGGGTTTGACAGCTTCGGCCGTATCAGCCTGTCCACGGTCAAGGACTGGGCGGGCGTGGTGGACTGGGCGGTGCCGTTGTATCCGCGGGCATTTTCCGACCAGGCCGTGGCGCGCGAGGTCGCACGCCAGCTCGCGCTCGATCCGTCCCAGCCGGAAGGCGCGCTGCTGCGGGCCGTGGCCTTCGTCCAGGGCCAGGTCCGCTACACCGGCCTGGACATGGGCGACAACTCGCACAAGCCGCATCCACCGGAAGACACGCTGCGCGACCGCTACGGCGACTGCAAGGACAAGGCGACGCTGCTGATCGCGCTGCTGCAGCTGGCTGGCGTGCGTGCCGAACCGGTGTTGGTCAACACCCGGCCGGGCTATGACCTGCAGGCCGCGTTGCCAGGCGCCAACGTGTTCGACCATGTAGTCGTGCGCGCGCACCTGCCTACGGGCGAGGTGTGGATCGATGCCACCCGCGACCGCGAAGAGGGTCCGCTGGCCGAACGTCGTGCGCTGCCGTTCCAGTACGGCCTGCCGCTGGTGGCCGGTGCGACCGGGCTGGTGGGTATCCCATATCCAGCGCCGTCGCGGCCGCAGGTCGAGGTCGCCGAACGCATGACGATCGGCCGCGATGGCGATCGCTACACCACCGGCTTCGATGTCGTGACCACCTACCGCCAGGGCCAGGGCGACGACGTGCTGGCGGCGTTCCGTAATGACGGTGCGGCCGAACAGGGGCGTCGCTACCTGCGCTACATGCGCGGCTTCTACGAAGGCATCCAGGCCAAGGGCGATCCGCGTGCGGACGAGGCAAGCGAGGGGGGCCTGACCACGCACGAGGCTTACACGCTGGGTTGGGACCAGGCCGACGGCGACATGGTCGATGTGTGGCTGTTCCAGTTCAACGACTGGATGAAGGAGATATCCACTGACGCGCGCACCACGCCGCTGGCGCTGCAGGGGCCACGTTTTGCCCGGCAGCGGGTGGAAGTCCAGGTGCAGGGGCCGCTGGACGTCCCCGACAGGCGCCAGGAGATCAGCAATCCCTGGTTCCGCTTCGTTCGCACCGAGCATGTCCAGGGCCAGGCACTGGTCATCACCGGCGAGTGGTCGCGCCTGGCGACCCAGGTGCCGGCCAGCGGGATCGCCCAGGCTGCCAGCGACATGGAAAAGGCGCGCGCGCTGCTGGTGTTCACCCTGGACATGGACAGCGGTGCCTCGCTGGGCAAGGCCGGCTGGCGCGACTGGGCCTGGCCGGTCGCGGGCGTCCTGTTGGCGATCGTGCTGGTGCTGGTGTGTTTTCCGATGCGCCGCGGCGTCACGCCGATGGCGATGTTGTTCGCACCGAAGGCCGCTGCGCCCAGGCTGCAGGGCCATGCGTGGGCCATGCGCGTGGCCTGGGCCGTCTATTTCGCGGTGACCTACGTCGACCTGCTGGCCCAGCACCTGGAGCCGGGGTCGAAGATTCCCGCGCAGTTCGTGGCGCTGGGTCTGATCTTTGGCGCGATGATCGGTGGCTGGCTGCGCGCGGCCCTGTCGGCGGGTTTCCTGCGGCTGTCGCTGAGCTGGCTGAAGTGCAGGGCCGCGCGGTTCGACGCGCTGCTGGCGGCGCTGGTGGCAGCGGCATTCCCGATGCTGCCTTTCACCCTGGGCGCGCTGGCGGCACTGCAGGGGCATGTCAGTTGGCTGCACGAGGACTTCCCGTCCGAATCCGCCCACCTGCCGGGCATCATGGTGGCTGGCGTGTTGCTGGTGATCGGCTACGGCTGGTCTTTCGTGGCTTCGGTCTGCGCGGTCGCTGGCGTGGCGTCCATCTCGCGTCGGCGTGCGCTGGTGGGCTTCCTGATTCCGGCGGCTGTCGTGTTGGTGCTGGTCGGCGTGGTGGCAGGCATCGTTAGACTGGCGCGCTGA
- the sdhA gene encoding succinate dehydrogenase flavoprotein subunit, with protein sequence MASAYKITEHKYDMVVVGAGGAGLRATFGLAAKGLQTVCITKVFPTRSHTVAAQGGISAALGNMGEDDWRYHFYDTIKGSDWLGDQDAIEYMCREAIPSIIELEHQGVPFSRTEEGKIYQRPFGGMTTQYGEGPPAQRTCAAADRTGHAMLHTLYQQSLAHNARFMIEYFALDLIFDEEGVCRGVLALDMAEGTLHLFRAHGVVLATGGYGRAYFSATSAHTCTGDGGGLAMRAGLPMQDMEFVQFHPTGIYGAGCLITEGVRGEGGILRNSSGERFMERYAPHYKDLASRDVVARSMTIEIREGRGVGEHKDHILLDLTHLGPEVINEKLPGIAESARIFAGVDVATQPIPVLPTVHYNMGGIPTNYHGEVVRKVGDNPDAVVPGLYAIGEAACVSVHGANRLGSNSLLDLVVFGRAVANRCGETIKSGAPHKTLPSDACDKALGLLDKLRYASGDTPTSVIRDNMQRTMQADAAVFRTSKTLKEGCEKMAQVFASFESVKVSDRSLVWNSDLIETYELNNLLLNAVATINSAEQRHESRGAHAHEDFPDRDDVNWHKHTLVNVDDKGNCSFDYRPVHMYTLSKDVDVVPPKPRVY encoded by the coding sequence ATGGCTTCCGCATACAAGATCACTGAACACAAGTACGACATGGTCGTGGTCGGCGCCGGCGGCGCGGGCCTGCGCGCCACGTTCGGCCTGGCCGCCAAGGGCCTGCAGACCGTCTGCATCACCAAGGTGTTCCCGACCCGTTCGCACACCGTGGCCGCGCAGGGTGGCATTTCCGCCGCGCTGGGCAACATGGGTGAAGACGACTGGCGCTACCACTTCTACGACACCATCAAGGGCTCGGACTGGCTGGGCGACCAGGATGCGATCGAGTACATGTGCCGCGAGGCCATTCCTTCGATCATCGAACTGGAGCACCAGGGCGTGCCGTTCTCGCGCACCGAGGAAGGCAAGATCTACCAGCGTCCGTTCGGTGGCATGACCACCCAGTACGGCGAAGGCCCGCCCGCCCAGCGCACCTGCGCCGCGGCCGACCGTACTGGCCACGCCATGCTGCACACGCTGTACCAGCAGTCGCTGGCGCACAACGCGCGCTTCATGATCGAGTACTTCGCGCTGGACCTGATCTTCGACGAAGAGGGTGTCTGCCGTGGCGTGCTGGCGCTGGACATGGCCGAGGGCACGCTGCATCTGTTCCGCGCCCATGGCGTGGTGCTGGCCACCGGCGGCTACGGCCGTGCGTATTTCAGTGCGACTTCCGCCCACACCTGTACCGGTGACGGCGGCGGCCTGGCCATGCGTGCCGGCCTGCCGATGCAGGACATGGAGTTCGTGCAGTTCCACCCGACCGGCATCTACGGCGCGGGCTGCCTGATCACCGAGGGCGTGCGCGGCGAAGGCGGCATCCTGCGCAATTCCAGCGGCGAGCGCTTCATGGAGCGCTACGCACCGCACTACAAGGACCTGGCATCGCGCGACGTGGTCGCCCGTTCCATGACCATCGAAATCCGCGAAGGCCGCGGCGTCGGCGAGCACAAGGACCACATCCTGCTCGACCTGACCCACCTGGGCCCGGAAGTCATCAACGAGAAGCTGCCCGGCATCGCCGAAAGCGCCCGCATCTTTGCCGGCGTCGACGTGGCGACCCAGCCGATCCCGGTGCTGCCGACCGTGCACTACAACATGGGTGGCATCCCGACCAACTACCACGGCGAAGTCGTGCGCAAGGTCGGCGACAACCCCGATGCCGTGGTGCCTGGTCTGTACGCCATCGGCGAAGCGGCCTGCGTGTCGGTGCACGGCGCCAACCGCCTGGGCTCCAACTCGCTGCTCGACCTGGTGGTGTTCGGTCGCGCGGTGGCCAACCGCTGCGGCGAAACGATCAAGTCCGGCGCGCCGCACAAGACCCTGCCGTCCGATGCCTGTGACAAGGCGCTAGGCCTGCTCGACAAGCTGCGCTACGCCAGCGGCGATACGCCGACCTCGGTGATCCGCGACAACATGCAGCGCACCATGCAGGCCGACGCCGCCGTGTTCCGCACCAGCAAGACGCTGAAGGAAGGCTGCGAGAAGATGGCGCAGGTGTTTGCCAGCTTCGAAAGCGTCAAGGTTTCGGACCGTTCGCTGGTCTGGAACTCGGACCTGATCGAAACCTACGAGCTGAACAACCTGCTGCTCAACGCGGTGGCGACGATCAACTCGGCCGAACAGCGCCACGAAAGCCGCGGCGCCCACGCGCACGAGGATTTCCCGGACCGCGACGACGTCAACTGGCACAAGCACACGCTGGTCAACGTCGACGACAAGGGCAATTGCAGCTTCGACTATCGCCCGGTGCACATGTACACGCTCAGCAAGGACGTGGACGTGGTCCCGCCGAAGCCGCGCGTTTACTGA
- a CDS encoding tRNA threonylcarbamoyladenosine dehydratase, which translates to MSTVWKERFAGVDRLYGVGAVARFSRSSVVVIGMGGVGSWVVEALARSGVGKLTLIDADDICLSNTNRQLPALDGQYGRNKVVVMAERCRAINPEIQVEVVESFLVASNMEALLGGAPDLVIDACDSFRTKVETIAWCRRRKLPMITVGSAGGRTDATQVRVRDLSRTEHDAMLALVRKKLRGEFNFPKGAKRYFGISAIYSLENVQYPQPDGSVCGLRPVLGADAALKLDCGAGLGAATHITGTFAFAAAGRALELLLRPKRSEAAPVEDSGG; encoded by the coding sequence ATCTCCACGGTCTGGAAAGAGCGCTTCGCCGGCGTCGATCGCCTGTATGGCGTCGGTGCGGTCGCGCGGTTCTCGCGATCCTCGGTGGTCGTGATCGGCATGGGCGGCGTGGGTTCGTGGGTGGTCGAAGCGCTGGCGCGCTCCGGCGTGGGCAAGCTGACCCTAATCGATGCCGATGACATCTGCCTGTCCAACACCAATCGGCAGTTGCCGGCCCTGGATGGCCAGTACGGACGCAACAAGGTCGTGGTCATGGCCGAGCGCTGCCGGGCAATCAACCCGGAGATTCAGGTCGAGGTGGTGGAGTCGTTCCTGGTGGCGTCCAACATGGAAGCGCTGCTCGGCGGCGCCCCGGATCTGGTGATCGATGCCTGCGACAGCTTCCGCACCAAGGTTGAAACCATCGCCTGGTGCCGCCGCCGCAAGCTGCCGATGATCACCGTGGGTTCGGCCGGTGGTCGTACCGATGCCACCCAGGTGCGCGTGCGTGACCTGTCGCGGACCGAGCACGACGCGATGCTCGCGCTGGTGCGCAAGAAGCTGCGCGGCGAGTTCAATTTCCCGAAGGGCGCGAAACGCTACTTCGGCATCTCGGCGATCTACTCGCTGGAGAATGTGCAGTACCCGCAGCCCGACGGCAGCGTCTGCGGCCTGCGTCCGGTGCTCGGCGCCGATGCGGCATTGAAGCTGGATTGCGGCGCAGGCCTGGGTGCAGCCACCCATATCACCGGAACCTTCGCTTTCGCAGCAGCGGGCAGGGCGTTGGAATTGCTGCTCAGGCCCAAACGCAGCGAAGCTGCGCCGGTCGAGGACTCAGGCGGGTAA
- a CDS encoding glycine zipper 2TM domain-containing protein has translation MKNTTTMILVGAGALLFGGVATAAYMQHRTSAQTSSTVEAEAPAISALDTTEALPASDVPTGAALQYADVVSVNPITKKGTLYATVIGTDPVRETTTTTTPQEVCKDVVVNERLPERDGNVGGTVVGAVVGGLLGHQVGGGHGRDAATVAGAAAGGLIGNRVDRNHVGGRVVQRTERQCHTENATSESSHVTGYNVTYRNQDGTTGTMRMDEKPGSRIAMGSASNITGYNVTYRYEGQEKTVRLDNKPDSDRLPVIDGRVVTQTASVDADGKG, from the coding sequence ATGAAGAACACCACCACCATGATCCTCGTTGGCGCTGGCGCGCTGCTGTTCGGCGGCGTGGCCACTGCGGCCTACATGCAGCATCGGACGTCTGCCCAGACTTCTTCCACGGTGGAAGCCGAAGCGCCTGCGATTTCTGCGCTGGATACGACCGAAGCCCTGCCGGCCAGCGACGTGCCGACCGGCGCGGCCCTGCAGTACGCCGACGTGGTCAGCGTCAATCCCATCACCAAGAAGGGAACGCTGTACGCCACCGTGATCGGCACCGATCCGGTCCGTGAAACGACCACCACGACCACGCCGCAGGAAGTCTGCAAGGACGTGGTGGTCAACGAGCGCCTGCCTGAGCGCGACGGCAATGTCGGCGGCACGGTGGTCGGCGCGGTCGTTGGTGGCCTGCTAGGCCATCAGGTCGGCGGTGGCCATGGCCGCGACGCGGCGACGGTTGCGGGTGCGGCAGCCGGTGGGTTGATCGGCAATCGCGTCGACCGCAACCATGTCGGTGGTCGGGTGGTCCAGCGTACCGAGCGCCAATGCCATACCGAGAATGCGACGTCCGAGTCCTCGCACGTGACCGGGTACAACGTGACCTATCGCAACCAGGATGGCACCACCGGCACCATGCGCATGGATGAAAAGCCGGGCAGCCGCATTGCCATGGGCAGCGCCAGCAACATCACCGGGTACAACGTGACCTATCGCTATGAAGGGCAGGAAAAGACGGTGCGTCTGGACAACAAGCCGGATTCGGACCGCCTGCCGGTGATCGACGGCCGCGTGGTGACCCAGACTGCTTCGGTGGATGCCGACGGCAAGGGTTGA
- a CDS encoding DUF6116 family protein encodes MPNPLTLPFLTWARRLRYPTLFKITALLFAIDLVVPDVVPFADEILLGLGTLLLASWKERKQPPLDVPPQRPSR; translated from the coding sequence ATGCCCAATCCCCTGACGCTTCCGTTCCTGACCTGGGCGCGCAGACTGCGCTATCCGACGCTATTCAAGATCACCGCGCTGCTGTTCGCGATCGATCTGGTGGTGCCGGACGTGGTGCCGTTCGCCGATGAAATCCTGCTCGGCCTGGGCACGCTGCTGCTGGCCAGCTGGAAGGAGCGCAAGCAGCCGCCGCTGGACGTGCCGCCGCAGCGCCCCAGCCGCTGA
- a CDS encoding DUF1674 domain-containing protein — MIGQTPPAPEPDPETLKPEQAPVQKEYGGRDGPEPTRYGDWEKNGRCVDF, encoded by the coding sequence ATGATAGGCCAAACACCTCCCGCCCCCGAGCCCGATCCTGAAACGCTGAAGCCCGAACAGGCGCCAGTGCAGAAGGAGTACGGTGGGCGCGACGGCCCCGAGCCGACGCGTTATGGAGACTGGGAAAAGAACGGGCGTTGTGTCGACTTCTGA